The following coding sequences lie in one Desulfitobacterium chlororespirans DSM 11544 genomic window:
- the pgsC gene encoding poly-gamma-glutamate biosynthesis protein PgsC translates to MLLTNIDAMIIMGVILSLLFTEITGVLPAGLVVPGYLAMLARQPQAIFLTFLISILTYAIVYFGVSKVTILYGKRKFVAMITVAIVLQFIIHALVPVFDYSMISGLAAVGIIVPGLLANTIQRQGLATTFLSTGLLSVLTYGCAVLLNVQI, encoded by the coding sequence TTGCTGCTGACCAATATTGACGCGATGATCATCATGGGTGTGATCTTGAGTCTGCTGTTTACGGAAATCACGGGCGTATTGCCTGCCGGTCTGGTGGTGCCCGGCTATCTGGCCATGCTTGCCAGACAGCCTCAGGCCATTTTCCTGACGTTTCTGATCAGCATTCTGACTTATGCCATCGTTTATTTCGGTGTAAGCAAAGTCACCATTTTATACGGCAAGCGAAAATTTGTGGCCATGATCACGGTGGCCATCGTCTTGCAGTTTATCATCCATGCCCTGGTGCCTGTTTTTGATTATAGTATGATCTCCGGACTGGCGGCAGTCGGCATTATCGTACCCGGTCTGTTGGCCAATACCATTCAGCGTCAGGGCCTGGCCACAACATTTTTAAGCACGGGCCTGCTGAGTGTGCTGACTTACGGGTGCGCAGTGCTGTTGAATGTCCAAATTTGA
- a CDS encoding poly-gamma-glutamate hydrolase family protein produces the protein MKKGLNKILAVALVFTFGIGASAYALTPGYHSFAELSAAEAAADYTIKSNDIGSDTTVLALHGGGIERGTSELVEALNGYGKYNTYSFEGLKAADNGSLFLRAVEFDEPTAVSLVQDSDYTVSVVGAAGDDEITYIGGQNKLLAELIKLHLTTKGYQVQTLSVPERIAGILDSNIVNQNQLFKDNYQLGGVQIAVSKGLRDKLAADPATLTGYAGAIDGALSGSWPVIVSQLEKITNANYNGFLHKFDPAKPNFEKKVNQILKKGAKTPKELIENIQE, from the coding sequence ATGAAAAAAGGACTGAACAAAATTTTAGCGGTTGCTTTAGTGTTTACATTTGGGATTGGCGCCAGCGCCTATGCCCTGACACCGGGGTATCACAGTTTTGCCGAACTGTCTGCGGCGGAAGCGGCTGCGGACTACACCATCAAATCCAATGATATCGGCAGCGACACCACCGTTTTGGCCCTGCACGGGGGCGGGATTGAAAGAGGGACTTCGGAGCTGGTCGAAGCCCTGAACGGCTACGGCAAGTATAATACCTATTCCTTTGAGGGTCTGAAAGCGGCGGATAACGGCAGCCTTTTCCTGAGGGCCGTTGAGTTTGATGAACCCACAGCGGTCAGCCTGGTTCAGGATTCGGATTACACGGTTTCCGTGGTCGGAGCGGCAGGGGATGATGAAATCACCTATATCGGCGGCCAGAATAAGCTGCTGGCGGAATTGATCAAATTGCATCTGACTACTAAAGGCTACCAGGTGCAGACCCTAAGCGTCCCCGAACGGATCGCCGGAATCCTGGACAGCAATATCGTTAATCAGAATCAACTGTTTAAGGACAATTACCAGCTGGGCGGAGTTCAGATCGCCGTTTCCAAAGGGTTACGGGATAAGCTGGCAGCGGATCCCGCTACCTTAACCGGCTATGCGGGCGCCATTGATGGCGCGTTAAGCGGCAGCTGGCCGGTGATCGTTTCCCAGCTGGAGAAAATCACCAACGCCAATTATAATGGATTTCTCCACAAGTTTGATCCGGCCAAGCCCAACTTTGAGAAAAAGGTCAACCAGATCTTGAAGAAGGGAGCCAAAACCCCCAAAGAATTAATTGAAAATATCCAGGAATAA
- a CDS encoding poly-gamma-glutamate hydrolase family protein, producing MKMINTGIFSRPKRILTCSCLLILLFAEPTATASGATYLEARELPPQQGTTLEDGVNINVKNFGDYEIRTGVTDSKIAVIAIHGGKIEQGTSELAYTLSARNHYNYYTYLGVKNKDNASLHIPSAQFEEPAALAIVAQSETTLSIHGCSGAGEFTYIGGLDTPLAGKVKDALTEYGFTVLDAPKHLAGLSPDNIVNRNQNGGGVQLEISKGLRAQFLDADSDQLTRYVAALSEALGNRT from the coding sequence ATGAAGATGATAAACACAGGCATTTTTTCCAGACCGAAACGAATTCTGACTTGCTCCTGCCTGCTGATTTTGCTGTTTGCGGAACCGACCGCGACAGCTTCCGGTGCTACATACCTTGAGGCCCGGGAGTTGCCTCCCCAGCAAGGGACCACCCTCGAAGATGGAGTGAATATAAACGTGAAAAACTTCGGCGATTACGAAATCAGAACGGGCGTGACGGATTCCAAGATTGCCGTCATCGCCATTCATGGGGGGAAAATCGAGCAAGGGACCAGCGAATTGGCTTACACCTTGTCCGCCCGCAATCATTACAACTATTACACTTATCTGGGCGTGAAAAACAAAGACAACGCTTCCCTGCATATTCCTTCCGCTCAGTTCGAAGAACCGGCCGCCCTGGCCATAGTAGCCCAATCGGAAACAACCTTATCCATCCACGGCTGTTCCGGTGCGGGTGAGTTTACCTATATCGGGGGCCTGGACACCCCATTGGCCGGCAAAGTCAAAGACGCCCTGACGGAGTACGGCTTTACCGTGCTGGATGCGCCGAAGCACCTGGCCGGCCTGTCCCCGGACAATATCGTCAATCGCAACCAAAACGGGGGCGGCGTTCAGCTGGAAATCTCAAAGGGCTTGCGGGCACAGTTTCTGGATGCAGACAGCGACCAACTGACCAGGTATGTTGCGGCGCTCAGCGAGGCCCTGGGCAACAGAACATAG
- a CDS encoding response regulator transcription factor — translation MLFLGKVLIVDDDQNVLELVKLYGEREGFEVVAVDDGDLVLAAFDRENPDVVILDIMLPGQDGLSLCRNLRAVRMIPIIMLTAKGEEADRVLGLEMGADDYVAKPFSPRELVARIKAVLRRSQAADPATNWQLKYPGLEIRADIRKVLVDAAESEVTPREFDLLYHLAQNPQRVFTREELLGAVWGYDYFGDQRTVDVHIRRLRTKLASLPHEYLQTVWGVGYKFTPPVKGGETGFA, via the coding sequence ATGCTGTTTTTGGGGAAAGTTCTTATTGTCGACGACGACCAGAATGTCTTGGAACTGGTCAAGTTATATGGTGAGAGAGAGGGTTTCGAAGTGGTCGCTGTCGACGACGGGGACCTGGTGCTGGCCGCCTTCGACCGGGAGAATCCTGATGTCGTCATCCTGGATATCATGCTTCCCGGTCAGGACGGGCTTTCTTTGTGCCGAAACTTAAGGGCGGTGCGCATGATTCCGATCATTATGCTGACGGCCAAAGGGGAGGAAGCGGACCGTGTTCTCGGCCTGGAAATGGGTGCTGACGACTATGTTGCCAAACCTTTCAGCCCACGGGAATTGGTCGCCAGGATCAAAGCGGTGCTGCGGCGCAGCCAGGCGGCGGACCCGGCCACGAATTGGCAGTTGAAATATCCGGGGCTGGAAATCCGGGCCGATATCAGGAAAGTGCTGGTGGATGCCGCGGAAAGCGAAGTGACCCCCAGAGAATTCGATCTGCTTTATCACCTGGCCCAGAATCCCCAGCGGGTCTTTACCAGGGAGGAACTGCTGGGGGCTGTCTGGGGATATGACTACTTCGGCGATCAGCGTACGGTGGATGTTCATATTCGCAGGTTGCGGACAAAGCTGGCGTCTTTGCCTCACGAATACCTGCAGACTGTTTGGGGTGTAGGGTACAAGTTCACACCTCCGGTCAAGGGGGGAGAGACCGGTTTTGCGTAA
- a CDS encoding sensor histidine kinase, with the protein MRNDLRWIKRKLQQAAGAVRGFWLGVKRLLGEQFNKNIYTRILFTNVTVFVVGLIALILFSGFMVKQVTYDQVEQELLRKAKRVNFALLQQTNYIWGKAPEGEVNDQAQEKQSFLKYLADLFDARITIFDREGTILDTSAEQEVVPGSKVEFRHVESFTKGGTAITRTTDPETGQLAFLVVVPMGNNNQATENGILLETKPSNVNLALNKLHVYLVIGGMTVLVIVLIVSVNLAMYISRPISRLAATVGEISSGGYVLSTDDQPLDEINVLAGQLNKLTERLQKIQSESLRMDEERARLFAEISHELRTPLTAVQGFVEAIRDGVVQDEALRERYLDTIYTQTVHIGRLVDDILVLSRLESGNITVEKLPVDLVALAQGVVVSMEAVAAGKQNTIYLEKKVEKTVVIGDVDRLEQIIRNLLKNAIAATENGTIRVGVEERYGREVVLTIEDNGTGIAPDDLPHIWERFYRVKNRQDSRQQEKGSGLGLVIVKKMVQLQGGRIEVTSQLGKGTVFSIIFPSFQASALTDHSYARKQGTIDK; encoded by the coding sequence TTGCGTAATGATTTGCGATGGATCAAGCGGAAACTTCAGCAGGCAGCCGGCGCCGTCCGGGGGTTCTGGCTCGGGGTCAAGCGCCTGTTGGGGGAACAGTTTAATAAAAATATTTATACCCGTATTCTTTTCACCAATGTTACGGTCTTTGTCGTCGGTTTGATCGCTCTCATCCTGTTTTCCGGCTTTATGGTCAAACAGGTGACTTACGACCAGGTCGAACAGGAGCTATTGCGCAAGGCCAAGCGGGTCAATTTCGCCCTGCTCCAGCAAACGAACTATATCTGGGGCAAAGCGCCGGAAGGAGAGGTCAATGATCAGGCCCAGGAGAAACAGAGTTTCCTGAAATACCTGGCCGATCTCTTTGACGCCAGGATCACCATCTTTGACCGGGAGGGAACGATTCTGGACACTTCGGCGGAGCAGGAAGTGGTGCCCGGCAGCAAGGTAGAGTTCCGGCATGTGGAGAGTTTCACCAAGGGCGGGACGGCGATCACCCGCACAACGGACCCCGAAACGGGACAGCTCGCCTTTCTGGTTGTCGTTCCGATGGGCAACAACAACCAGGCCACGGAAAACGGTATTTTACTGGAAACCAAGCCTTCCAACGTGAACCTGGCCTTGAACAAACTCCATGTTTATCTGGTGATCGGGGGAATGACCGTCCTGGTGATCGTTCTGATCGTTTCCGTGAACCTGGCCATGTATATTTCCCGGCCGATTTCCCGGTTGGCGGCCACGGTGGGGGAGATCAGCAGCGGGGGGTATGTTCTGAGCACGGACGACCAGCCTCTGGATGAGATCAATGTCCTGGCCGGGCAGCTCAATAAACTGACGGAAAGACTGCAGAAGATCCAGAGCGAAAGTCTGCGCATGGATGAAGAAAGAGCCCGCCTGTTTGCCGAGATTTCCCATGAGCTGCGCACGCCGCTCACGGCTGTTCAGGGCTTTGTGGAGGCCATCCGGGACGGTGTGGTGCAGGACGAGGCTCTGCGGGAGCGGTATTTGGACACGATTTACACGCAAACGGTACATATCGGCAGGCTGGTCGACGACATCCTGGTCTTAAGCCGCCTGGAAAGCGGCAATATCACGGTGGAGAAGCTGCCGGTGGACCTGGTCGCCCTGGCCCAGGGGGTTGTCGTTTCCATGGAGGCTGTGGCTGCCGGCAAGCAGAACACGATTTACCTGGAGAAAAAAGTGGAAAAAACCGTGGTCATCGGCGATGTGGACCGGCTGGAACAAATTATCAGGAATTTATTGAAGAACGCCATCGCCGCCACCGAGAACGGTACGATCCGGGTTGGGGTGGAGGAACGCTACGGCAGGGAGGTAGTCCTGACTATTGAAGACAACGGCACCGGCATAGCGCCCGACGACCTGCCGCACATTTGGGAGAGGTTTTACCGGGTGAAGAACCGGCAGGACAGCCGCCAGCAGGAAAAAGGGAGCGGTCTGGGCCTGGTGATTGTCAAAAAAATGGTTCAGCTGCAAGGCGGCCGGATCGAGGTCACCAGCCAGTTGGGCAAGGGAACGGTTTTCAGCATTATCTTTCCCTCTTTTCAGGCTTCAGCCCTTACCGATCATAGTTACGCCCGGAAACAGGGAACGATTGACAAATAG
- a CDS encoding mechanosensitive ion channel family protein, translating to MDLLLLELQNQWESIIYGTNLRRIGGAILILLLALLLKKIFSKVIIVLMQKLAKKTKSTVDDSIVEALDKPVQLAFIIIGLQIAAQMLILPPEISVFVQRVIRSLILYTLFWSAYRAADVFTALFEQRALLTIDKFDDMLVSFLSNGAKAVIIVLGAITVAQVWFSEIAGVLTGLGLGGLAFALAAQDTAKNLFGSVTIMLDRPFNIGDWVLTPSVEGTIEEIGFRSTKVRTFADAVVTIPNSVMSNDPITNWSRMGKRRINFQLKVSYQTTAEQLQQCIQSLRTILEEHPEVHPETILVYFERFGENSLNIFVYFFTNTTNWKKFLEVQEDINFKIMALLEELGVFVALPSRSVYIEGAKSEALKEDVVTVTTAKA from the coding sequence ATGGATCTGCTGCTGCTGGAACTGCAAAATCAATGGGAATCGATCATTTATGGCACTAATCTAAGGAGAATTGGCGGAGCCATATTAATTCTGCTCTTGGCGCTTCTGCTGAAAAAGATATTTTCTAAAGTGATCATCGTCTTGATGCAAAAATTGGCTAAAAAGACCAAAAGCACTGTCGATGATTCTATTGTGGAAGCGCTGGATAAACCGGTACAGCTGGCTTTCATCATTATTGGCTTACAGATCGCGGCCCAGATGCTGATCCTGCCCCCGGAGATCAGTGTGTTTGTCCAGAGGGTTATTCGCTCTTTAATTTTATATACTCTATTTTGGTCGGCTTACCGGGCTGCGGATGTTTTTACGGCTTTGTTTGAACAACGGGCCCTGCTCACGATTGATAAATTTGACGATATGCTGGTTTCTTTTTTGAGCAATGGGGCTAAAGCAGTGATCATTGTCTTGGGAGCGATCACCGTAGCTCAGGTCTGGTTTAGTGAGATTGCCGGTGTTTTGACGGGTTTGGGGCTGGGCGGCCTGGCCTTTGCTCTTGCTGCTCAGGATACAGCAAAAAACTTATTCGGCAGTGTGACTATTATGCTGGATCGCCCTTTTAACATTGGCGACTGGGTTCTGACCCCCAGTGTAGAAGGAACGATTGAAGAGATTGGGTTTAGAAGCACCAAGGTAAGAACATTTGCCGATGCGGTAGTGACCATCCCCAATTCGGTCATGAGCAATGACCCTATTACCAATTGGTCGAGGATGGGGAAGCGGAGAATTAATTTTCAGCTCAAAGTGAGTTACCAAACCACAGCTGAACAGCTTCAACAGTGTATTCAATCTTTGCGGACCATTCTGGAAGAACATCCGGAGGTCCATCCCGAAACCATCCTGGTTTATTTTGAGCGGTTTGGGGAGAATTCCCTTAATATCTTTGTTTATTTCTTTACCAACACCACCAACTGGAAGAAATTCCTCGAAGTTCAGGAGGATATTAACTTTAAGATTATGGCCTTGCTGGAGGAGCTGGGTGTATTCGTAGCCCTGCCTTCGCGAAGTGTTTATATCGAAGGAGCAAAGAGTGAGGCTCTGAAAGAGGATGTTGTCACGGTCACGACTGCTAAAGCTTAA
- a CDS encoding AzlD domain-containing protein, with product MKSYLLLITGMMAVTYLPRLLPLLMMTGRPLPPVLKRFLQYIPYTALSALIIRGIMQSAPDMRLATVVGILAAGICSWLKGSLVLSVLVSIMAAFAVLQI from the coding sequence ATGAAAAGCTATCTCCTTTTAATTACCGGTATGATGGCGGTAACCTATTTGCCCAGGTTGCTGCCCCTGCTGATGATGACAGGAAGACCTCTGCCCCCTGTCTTGAAGCGCTTCCTGCAGTATATACCCTATACCGCTTTGAGTGCTTTGATTATACGGGGGATCATGCAATCCGCTCCAGATATGAGATTGGCAACAGTTGTCGGTATCCTTGCCGCCGGTATCTGTTCCTGGTTGAAAGGGAGCTTAGTTTTATCCGTACTCGTTTCCATCATGGCCGCCTTTGCAGTTCTACAAATATAG
- a CDS encoding AzlC family ABC transporter permease — protein sequence MNRENQLADSIKEGLIAALPLIFGFFPVAMAFGLLARNVGISLQDTGLFSVMVFAGASQFMALDMIKDGISAGSIILATFLLNLRHFIMSASLSVRLQGIKKHWLFVIAFGITDEAFSLISLRNRTLDIPFLLTLQIIPYFSWVAGTIAGYLVGTMLPETVQLSLGVGLYAMFMALLAPEIKKSFSVLFLAVMSGIFYLVGSHFKLLPPSWCFIAAVILAAGIGAFLIKEQEVSP from the coding sequence ATGAACAGAGAAAATCAGCTTGCAGACAGTATCAAAGAAGGACTTATCGCAGCTCTTCCCCTTATCTTCGGCTTTTTCCCCGTGGCTATGGCCTTCGGACTCCTTGCCAGAAATGTTGGCATCTCTCTGCAGGACACCGGTTTATTTTCCGTAATGGTTTTTGCCGGAGCCAGCCAATTTATGGCCTTAGACATGATCAAAGACGGCATTTCGGCGGGAAGCATCATTCTTGCCACCTTTCTTCTGAACTTACGGCATTTCATTATGAGCGCTTCCTTGTCGGTCAGACTGCAGGGAATTAAAAAGCATTGGCTTTTTGTCATTGCCTTCGGCATTACCGACGAAGCCTTTTCCTTGATCTCTCTAAGGAACAGGACCTTAGACATCCCATTTTTACTTACCTTGCAGATCATTCCCTATTTTTCCTGGGTCGCCGGTACGATTGCCGGGTATCTTGTCGGCACCATGCTGCCGGAAACGGTTCAACTGAGTCTGGGCGTAGGTCTTTACGCTATGTTTATGGCCTTATTGGCACCTGAGATCAAGAAATCCTTTTCCGTTTTGTTTCTGGCGGTGATGTCCGGGATTTTTTACCTGGTTGGATCACACTTCAAGCTTCTGCCCCCATCCTGGTGCTTCATTGCCGCCGTGATCCTGGCGGCCGGAATCGGCGCTTTCCTTATTAAAGAGCAGGAGGTATCCCCATGA
- a CDS encoding helix-turn-helix domain-containing protein yields the protein MKDLNQIVANNLKRIREEMKLSLDKVADLTGVSKGMLRQIEAGESSPTIKTIWKIASGLKIPYTSIINIPQPETFLVLREEIEPQVEDDGRYKVYSIFPSEDGRKVEVYTIELEKDGSFASNSHGEKTQEFITVYEGVLTIQVDDEEYSVKAGDSIKFMADRAHAYSNRTEHLTRASMVIYYPM from the coding sequence TTGAAAGACTTGAACCAGATTGTGGCCAATAACTTAAAACGAATCAGGGAAGAGATGAAATTAAGTCTGGACAAGGTAGCGGATCTGACGGGTGTCAGTAAAGGGATGTTAAGACAGATTGAGGCGGGTGAATCCAGCCCGACCATTAAAACCATCTGGAAAATTGCCTCAGGGTTAAAAATACCTTATACATCAATCATCAACATTCCCCAGCCGGAGACCTTCCTTGTTCTGAGAGAGGAGATCGAACCTCAAGTTGAGGACGATGGGAGATATAAGGTCTATTCAATCTTTCCCTCTGAAGATGGGCGAAAAGTGGAAGTCTATACGATAGAGCTTGAAAAGGACGGTTCCTTTGCTTCGAATTCTCATGGAGAAAAAACTCAGGAATTTATTACGGTCTATGAGGGTGTGCTGACCATTCAGGTGGATGATGAAGAATACAGTGTAAAAGCAGGGGACTCCATTAAATTCATGGCGGACAGAGCTCATGCTTATTCCAATAGAACGGAACACTTAACACGGGCAAGCATGGTTATTTATTATCCGATGTAA